In Falco biarmicus isolate bFalBia1 chromosome 6, bFalBia1.pri, whole genome shotgun sequence, the following are encoded in one genomic region:
- the PERP gene encoding p53 apoptosis effector related to PMP-22 produces the protein MVVCGLACWRCRWLLPLLLGLAIIMGIIALAGRGWLESESAPYVQQASLWESCTRGEEDLNWSCESLMDYGWGRAAAATYLVGFVILVICFALAVIAFSIEILRFNFVRGIGGLLFVVAAFQIIGLVIYPVKFTEEIPLTGDNMFSWAYGFGWASTVVAIGCAFFFCCLPNWEDEVLGNIKPTYYYSSPERAPYLN, from the exons ATGGTGGTGTGCGGCCTCGCCTGCTGGAGGTGCAGGTggctcctgcccctgctgctgggcCTGGCCATCATCATGGGCATCATCGCCCTGGCCGGCCGGGGCTGGCTGGAGTCCGAGTCGGCGCCCTACGTGCAGCAAGCGTCGCTGTGGGAGAGCTGCACGCGGGGCGAGGAGGACCTCAACTGGAGCTGCGAGTCCCTCATGGACTACG gatgggggagagcagcagctgccacctaTCTTGTTGGCTTTGTGATCCTTGTCATCTGTTTCGCCCTCGCAGTCATCGCATTCTCAATTGAGATACTCCGTTTCAACTTTGTGCGAGGAATCGGAGGCTTGCTCTTTGTTGTTG CTGCGTTCCAGATCATAGGCTTGGTCATCTACCCAGTGAAATTCACAGAAGAAATTCCACTGACAGGAGATAATATGTTCAGCTGGGCCTATGGCTTTGGTTGGGCCAGCACTGTTGTTGCAATAGGttgtgctttcttcttctgctgTCTCCCCAACTGGGAAGATGAAGTCCTGGGAAACATCAAGCCTACCTATTACTACTCTTCCCCAGAGAGAGCACCATACTTAAATTGA